In Polaribacter sp. L3A8, a genomic segment contains:
- a CDS encoding TonB-dependent receptor translates to MKTFIKLLLLVAGFSVNAQNSLSGKITDMHNNPLADVQINTPELHRGTTSKEDGTYILKNIPKRKIKINFSYLGFKTVSKIIDFNSENVVLNIQLKETAFKMDEVIISAPFNKLQSENVMKIERLSAKAIHKTGATTLAEGITNIAGVSQISTGASIGKPVIRGLSGNRVLVYTQGIRLENQQFGGEHGLGVNDAGISSVEVIKGPASLLYGSDALGGVLYLNPEKFASENDEEINFSHRYFANTLGTNTSIGAKLSKENWKFLARGTYANHSDYKIPTKERVTNTRFNEKDLKTGVAYSKNSFTSEIRYNFNRSNLGLPEEGIGEQSTSKSLLEPYQVIDNHILSSHNHFFIGDSKLDLDLGYTFNDRQEFEEHHDEGEEEHEEGEDDHNHDHEEEGEEAALRMKLKTFSYNVKYHFPKIGNIEILSGAQGLHQTNTNFGEEILIPNAIINDFGVFTTANYSWNRNSLQAGLRYDNRNIDTERHEISHEGDLHIFEAIDKSYNSFTTSLGFKTAITDNFTARINVASGFRAPNLAELSSNGVHHGTGRFEKGNANLTNEKNTQFDLSLEYKTEHIELFANGFYNQLNDYIYISPTGEIEDEAPVFEYLQEDAKLYGGEFGFHLHPHPLDWLHLESSFETVIGEQDNGNYLPLIPANSWKNTLRTEFDVKKWLQQGYASLTLKSTFSQNNVSQFETESPSYNLLNVGFGGDITINNIKFSANLSANNILDKKYIDHLSRLKADEILNQGRNIVLGINFKI, encoded by the coding sequence ATGAAAACATTTATAAAACTGCTACTTTTAGTAGCAGGATTTTCTGTGAACGCTCAAAATAGCCTTTCAGGAAAAATTACAGATATGCACAATAATCCTTTAGCAGACGTGCAAATTAACACACCAGAATTACATAGAGGAACCACGTCTAAAGAAGATGGAACCTATATCCTTAAAAATATTCCAAAAAGGAAAATAAAAATCAACTTTAGTTATTTAGGATTTAAAACAGTTTCTAAAATTATTGATTTTAACTCAGAAAACGTAGTGTTAAATATCCAATTAAAAGAAACTGCTTTTAAGATGGATGAAGTAATTATTTCTGCACCTTTTAATAAGTTACAATCAGAAAATGTAATGAAAATAGAAAGGCTATCCGCAAAAGCTATTCACAAAACCGGAGCTACAACACTTGCAGAAGGAATTACAAACATTGCTGGAGTTTCTCAAATTTCTACAGGTGCTTCTATAGGGAAACCGGTAATTAGAGGGTTAAGCGGTAATAGAGTCTTAGTCTATACACAGGGCATTAGACTAGAAAACCAGCAATTTGGAGGTGAACATGGATTAGGTGTTAACGATGCAGGTATTAGTAGTGTAGAAGTGATAAAAGGACCAGCTTCCTTACTCTATGGATCTGATGCCTTGGGAGGAGTTTTATACTTGAATCCCGAAAAATTTGCATCAGAAAACGATGAAGAAATCAATTTTAGTCATCGTTACTTTGCCAATACATTAGGAACAAACACTTCTATTGGAGCAAAACTATCTAAAGAAAATTGGAAATTTTTAGCAAGAGGAACGTACGCTAATCATTCTGATTATAAAATTCCAACCAAAGAAAGAGTTACAAACACTCGCTTTAATGAAAAAGATTTAAAAACGGGAGTAGCCTATTCTAAAAACAGTTTTACATCAGAAATTCGTTATAATTTTAACAGATCTAATCTTGGTTTACCAGAAGAAGGAATTGGAGAACAATCTACAAGTAAATCACTTTTAGAGCCTTACCAAGTTATCGATAATCATATTTTAAGCTCACATAATCATTTTTTTATTGGAGATTCTAAATTAGATTTAGATTTAGGCTATACTTTTAATGACCGACAAGAATTTGAAGAACATCACGACGAAGGAGAAGAAGAACATGAGGAAGGTGAAGATGACCACAACCATGATCATGAAGAAGAAGGCGAAGAAGCTGCTTTAAGAATGAAATTAAAAACATTTAGTTATAATGTAAAATATCATTTTCCTAAAATAGGAAACATAGAGATTCTTTCTGGTGCGCAAGGTTTACATCAAACAAATACTAATTTTGGTGAAGAAATCTTAATTCCTAATGCAATAATAAACGATTTTGGTGTTTTTACAACAGCAAATTATTCTTGGAATAGAAATAGTTTACAAGCAGGTCTGCGTTACGATAACAGAAATATAGATACCGAAAGACACGAAATTTCTCACGAAGGAGACCTTCATATTTTTGAAGCTATCGATAAATCTTACAACAGCTTTACCACTTCTTTAGGTTTTAAAACAGCCATAACAGATAATTTTACAGCAAGAATTAATGTTGCTTCTGGTTTTAGAGCACCTAATTTAGCCGAATTATCTTCTAACGGAGTGCATCACGGAACGGGTAGATTCGAAAAAGGGAACGCTAATTTAACCAACGAAAAAAACACGCAATTCGATCTTTCTTTAGAATACAAAACAGAACATATAGAGTTGTTTGCAAATGGTTTTTACAATCAATTAAACGATTATATTTATATTTCTCCTACTGGCGAAATTGAAGATGAAGCTCCTGTTTTTGAGTATTTGCAAGAAGATGCTAAATTGTATGGTGGTGAATTTGGTTTTCATTTACACCCACATCCATTAGATTGGTTGCATTTAGAAAGCTCATTTGAAACAGTAATAGGTGAACAAGATAATGGTAACTATTTACCATTAATCCCTGCTAATTCTTGGAAAAACACATTAAGAACCGAGTTTGATGTAAAAAAATGGCTGCAACAAGGATATGCTTCCTTAACCTTAAAAAGCACATTCTCTCAAAATAATGTTAGTCAGTTTGAAACCGAATCTCCTAGCTACAATCTCTTAAACGTTGGTTTTGGTGGCGATATTACTATAAATAACATTAAATTTTCGGCTAATTTATCAGCTAATAATATTTTAGATAAAAAATATATAGATCATTTATCTAGATTAAAAGCAGACGAAATTTTAAATCAAGGTAGAAATATCGTTTTAGGAATTAATTTTAAAATATAA
- a CDS encoding cold-shock protein yields the protein MNKGTVKFFNESKGFGFITEEGSNKEHFVHVSGLIDEIRENDEVEFDLQDGKKGLNAVNVRVL from the coding sequence ATGAATAAAGGTACCGTAAAATTTTTCAACGAATCTAAAGGATTTGGATTTATCACTGAAGAAGGATCAAACAAAGAACATTTTGTACATGTGTCAGGATTAATCGACGAAATTCGTGAAAACGATGAGGTTGAGTTTGACTTACAAGATGGTAAAAAAGGATTAAACGCAGTAAACGTAAGAGTATTATAA
- a CDS encoding S8 family serine peptidase: MKKLLLFLFIATFFNATAQEDAWVFLRDKPNQATFLESPLTMLTQRALDRRSKLNIPLDIKDVPVDENYYNKIKNDVNITVLAKSKWLNAIHIKGEVGNINNLLATYSFIDHIEFANKSLNLNAKSKGKAIKPNHYNKFKETLTDFNYGATDNQIKMLHGNYLHEQGLTGAGQIIAIIDAGFPNVNTLEAFKRIRDNNQILGGYDFVERSDDFYTGDSHGTHVLSTIGGYLENQFVGTAPDASFYLFRTENAPVEVPLEESLWVEAAERADSLGVDVINTSLGYTTFDNPDYNYTYADLDGKTTFISRGAEIGASRGMLLVNSVGNDGNGSWKYMGAPADAASVISVGAVDASENIVSFSSFGPTSDGRIKPEILAKGASAAVINYTTGGIASSNGTSFSSPIMAGLIACLNQHEGFLLKASSSKATTNNFNTYLKQAVYESADKFNAPTDQHGYGIPNFELALKTYITSLSVLDDTNINVNVYPNPAKNQLLISTDALNFTIKIYTMLGKKVLEKTVSSSKVVDVSFLESGVYLLKISKGNQQKTIKLMKQ; this comes from the coding sequence ATGAAGAAATTACTACTTTTTTTATTTATAGCTACTTTTTTTAACGCTACGGCCCAAGAAGACGCATGGGTTTTCTTAAGAGACAAACCAAACCAAGCTACTTTTTTAGAGAGTCCTTTAACAATGCTTACGCAAAGAGCATTAGACAGAAGGTCTAAATTAAATATCCCTCTAGATATTAAAGATGTACCTGTTGATGAAAATTATTATAATAAGATTAAGAATGATGTAAACATCACTGTTTTAGCTAAATCTAAATGGTTAAATGCAATTCATATTAAAGGTGAAGTTGGTAATATTAATAATTTATTAGCTACCTATAGTTTTATCGATCATATAGAATTTGCTAATAAATCTTTAAATTTAAATGCTAAATCAAAAGGAAAAGCAATAAAACCTAATCATTATAATAAGTTTAAAGAAACGCTAACCGATTTTAATTATGGTGCTACCGATAATCAAATTAAAATGCTACATGGAAATTATTTACATGAGCAAGGTTTAACAGGTGCAGGTCAAATAATAGCAATTATAGACGCAGGTTTTCCTAACGTAAATACTTTAGAAGCTTTTAAAAGAATTAGAGATAACAATCAGATTTTAGGAGGCTACGATTTTGTAGAAAGAAGTGATGATTTTTATACAGGAGATAGTCATGGAACTCATGTATTATCAACAATTGGCGGTTATTTAGAAAACCAGTTTGTAGGTACTGCACCAGATGCTTCTTTTTATTTATTTAGAACAGAAAATGCGCCTGTAGAAGTCCCTTTAGAGGAAAGTTTATGGGTAGAAGCTGCAGAAAGAGCAGATAGTTTGGGAGTTGATGTTATTAATACTTCTTTAGGATATACAACTTTTGATAATCCGGACTATAATTATACGTATGCAGATTTAGATGGTAAAACTACATTTATTTCTAGAGGAGCAGAAATTGGTGCTTCTCGTGGTATGCTTTTAGTAAACTCAGTGGGTAATGACGGAAATGGATCATGGAAATATATGGGAGCGCCGGCAGATGCAGCTTCTGTAATAAGTGTTGGTGCTGTAGATGCATCAGAAAATATTGTTAGTTTTAGTTCTTTCGGACCAACATCAGACGGAAGAATAAAACCCGAAATTTTAGCCAAAGGAGCAAGTGCAGCGGTAATTAATTATACCACAGGTGGCATTGCAAGTTCTAACGGTACGTCTTTTTCGTCACCAATTATGGCAGGATTAATTGCGTGTTTAAATCAGCATGAAGGTTTTCTTTTAAAAGCATCATCATCAAAAGCAACCACAAATAATTTTAATACGTATTTAAAACAAGCTGTTTATGAGTCTGCAGATAAATTTAATGCTCCTACAGATCAACATGGTTATGGAATTCCGAATTTTGAACTAGCATTAAAAACCTATATAACTAGTTTATCTGTTTTAGACGATACTAATATCAACGTAAATGTGTATCCAAACCCTGCTAAAAACCAACTATTAATTTCTACAGATGCTTTAAATTTTACAATTAAAATATATACGATGCTGGGTAAAAAGGTGCTAGAAAAAACAGTTTCAAGCTCTAAAGTTGTTGATGTTTCTTTTTTAGAAAGCGGTGTTTATTTACTTAAAATATCTAAAGGAAATCAACAAAAAACGATAAAGCTGATGAAACAATAA
- a CDS encoding TerC family protein, protein MEIFLHIDTWVALLTLTFLEIILGIDNIIFISISANKLPKHQVRKATLLGLALAMITRIALLISVSYLIAFKEPFLEINIGWFKTGLTGQSIILFLGGLFLLYKSTKEIRDKVEHTNENEVLKSPKVISLTNVIIQIILIDIVFSFDSILTAVGMTNGIDGALIIMIIAVIVSIIIMMLFSKPISNFVNNNPTIQMLALSFLILIGFMLITESAHLSNTEIFNKTVGAIPKGYLYFAIAFSLGVEMLNLKIRKK, encoded by the coding sequence GTGGAAATATTTCTACATATTGATACTTGGGTGGCTTTACTTACACTTACTTTTCTAGAAATTATTTTAGGAATAGACAATATTATATTCATATCCATATCTGCAAATAAACTTCCTAAGCATCAAGTAAGAAAAGCAACCCTTTTAGGGCTAGCATTAGCAATGATTACTAGAATAGCACTATTAATTAGTGTTTCTTATTTAATTGCATTTAAAGAACCTTTTTTAGAAATTAATATAGGTTGGTTTAAAACAGGGTTAACAGGCCAAAGTATCATTTTATTTTTAGGAGGACTTTTTTTACTCTATAAAAGTACTAAAGAAATCCGTGATAAAGTAGAACATACTAATGAAAACGAAGTATTAAAATCTCCGAAGGTTATATCATTAACAAATGTTATTATTCAAATAATACTTATTGATATTGTTTTTTCTTTTGATAGTATTTTAACAGCAGTTGGTATGACTAACGGAATAGATGGCGCTTTAATTATAATGATTATTGCCGTAATAGTTTCTATTATAATTATGATGCTTTTTTCGAAGCCAATTAGTAATTTTGTAAACAATAACCCTACTATTCAAATGTTGGCATTGTCTTTTTTAATTTTAATAGGATTTATGCTAATTACAGAAAGCGCACATTTATCAAATACAGAAATTTTTAACAAAACTGTTGGGGCTATTCCTAAAGGATATTTGTACTTTGCGATCGCATTTTCTTTAGGTGTAGAAATGCTGAATTTAAAAATTAGAAAAAAATAA
- a CDS encoding adenylosuccinate lyase — MANPKRENRQRVANIVLENQKLFKELIVITFDVENKVSIKAAWILEWICTHHHLEWILQHLDFFTSEIKNVKFDSAIRPCAKICEHLATAYYSKDENEIKKKITNKHIDTIVETGFDWLITPQKIAVRAYTMTFLYFFGLEIDWIHPELKHLITSKIIHESKGCKARGKYILELIEKHQKSTL; from the coding sequence ATGGCAAACCCTAAAAGGGAAAACCGTCAAAGAGTCGCAAATATTGTATTAGAAAATCAGAAATTATTTAAGGAATTGATTGTTATTACTTTTGATGTTGAAAATAAAGTTTCTATAAAAGCTGCTTGGATTTTAGAGTGGATTTGCACACATCATCATTTAGAATGGATTTTACAACATCTCGATTTTTTTACTTCAGAAATTAAAAATGTAAAATTTGATAGCGCCATTAGACCTTGTGCTAAAATTTGTGAACATCTAGCAACTGCGTATTATTCTAAAGATGAAAACGAAATCAAAAAAAAAATTACAAATAAACATATAGACACCATTGTAGAAACGGGTTTTGATTGGTTAATTACACCTCAAAAAATTGCAGTTAGAGCCTATACAATGACTTTTTTATATTTCTTTGGATTAGAAATCGATTGGATTCATCCAGAATTAAAACACCTAATAACCTCTAAAATCATACATGAAAGCAAAGGTTGTAAAGCTCGTGGAAAATACATTTTAGAATTGATAGAAAAACATCAAAAATCGACTTTATAA
- the purB gene encoding adenylosuccinate lyase, whose amino-acid sequence MNLTKLNAISPIDGRYRGKISKLADYFSEEALIKYRVRVEIEYFIALCEIPLPQLADFNNDLFDDLRKIYIDFTTEDAQKIKDIESITNHDVKAVEYFIKEKFDALGLQAHKEFIHFGLTSQDINNTAIPLSIKEAMNDVYVPHYFELLEKLQELVIEWKDISMLARTHGQPASPTRLGKEIEVFVVRLKAQFNLLNDIPSAAKFGGATGNYNAHKVAYPSIDWKEFGSTFVQEKLGLHHSFPTTQIEHYDHLAALFDTLKRINTIILDLDRDFWTYVSTDYFKQKIKAGEVGSSAMPHKVNPIDFENSEGNLGLANAIFEHLSAKLPVSRLQRDLTDSTVLRNVGVPFGHTIIAFTSTLKGLNKLLLNKQKFEDDLENNWAVVAEAIQTILRREAYPNPYEALKGLTRTNAKINQKSIADFIDTLEVSLEIKEELKAITPANYTGI is encoded by the coding sequence ATGAACTTAACAAAATTAAATGCCATCTCACCTATTGATGGTCGTTATAGAGGTAAAATATCAAAATTAGCAGACTATTTCTCTGAAGAAGCTTTAATAAAATACAGAGTTCGTGTAGAAATTGAATATTTTATAGCTTTGTGTGAAATTCCTTTACCACAGTTAGCAGACTTTAACAACGATTTATTTGATGATTTACGTAAAATTTATATTGATTTTACAACAGAAGATGCTCAGAAAATAAAAGATATAGAAAGCATTACAAACCACGATGTAAAAGCTGTTGAATATTTTATCAAAGAAAAGTTTGATGCACTAGGTTTACAGGCACATAAAGAATTTATCCATTTTGGATTAACTTCTCAAGACATAAATAACACAGCTATTCCGCTTTCTATTAAAGAAGCAATGAATGATGTTTATGTTCCTCATTATTTTGAACTTTTAGAAAAATTACAAGAATTAGTTATTGAGTGGAAAGACATTTCTATGTTGGCAAGAACCCATGGTCAGCCAGCATCTCCAACAAGATTAGGTAAAGAAATAGAGGTTTTTGTTGTGCGTTTAAAAGCACAATTCAACTTATTAAATGACATACCAAGTGCGGCAAAATTTGGTGGTGCAACGGGTAATTATAATGCACATAAAGTTGCATACCCAAGTATAGATTGGAAAGAATTTGGAAGTACTTTTGTTCAAGAAAAATTAGGTTTACACCACTCTTTTCCTACAACACAAATAGAGCATTACGATCATTTAGCAGCTCTTTTTGATACTTTAAAACGTATAAACACTATTATTTTAGATTTAGATAGAGATTTCTGGACCTATGTTTCTACAGATTATTTTAAACAAAAAATTAAAGCAGGTGAAGTGGGTTCTTCTGCAATGCCTCATAAAGTGAACCCTATAGATTTTGAAAATTCTGAAGGAAACTTAGGTTTGGCAAATGCAATTTTCGAACACCTTTCTGCAAAATTACCTGTTTCTCGTTTACAACGTGATTTAACAGATAGTACTGTTTTACGTAATGTTGGTGTACCTTTTGGACATACAATTATTGCTTTTACATCTACCTTAAAAGGATTAAACAAATTATTGTTAAACAAACAAAAGTTTGAAGATGATTTAGAAAATAATTGGGCTGTTGTTGCAGAAGCAATTCAGACTATTTTAAGACGTGAAGCATACCCTAACCCTTATGAAGCTTTAAAAGGATTGACAAGAACAAATGCTAAAATCAACCAGAAATCTATTGCAGATTTTATTGATACTTTAGAGGTTTCATTAGAAATTAAAGAAGAATTAAAAGCAATTACACCTGCTAATTATACAGGTATATAA
- a CDS encoding cold-shock protein, giving the protein MTKGTVKFFNESKGFGFITEEGNNTEHFVHVSGLIDEIRENDEVEFDLQDGRKGLNAVNVRVL; this is encoded by the coding sequence ATGACTAAAGGTACCGTAAAATTTTTCAATGAATCTAAAGGATTTGGATTTATCACTGAAGAAGGAAACAACACAGAACATTTTGTACATGTCTCAGGATTAATCGATGAAATTCGTGAAAACGATGAAGTTGAATTTGACTTACAAGATGGAAGAAAAGGATTAAACGCAGTAAACGTAAGAGTATTATAA
- a CDS encoding YwbE family protein, translating to MIDGRQRKNVEIGLFVEIVQKPHQRSGELTEGVIAKILTKSQNHPYGIKVQLESGLVGRIKNIIE from the coding sequence ATGATAGACGGAAGGCAAAGAAAGAATGTTGAGATTGGTTTATTTGTAGAAATTGTGCAAAAACCGCATCAAAGAAGTGGAGAATTAACAGAAGGTGTTATAGCAAAAATTCTAACTAAATCTCAAAACCATCCGTATGGAATTAAAGTTCAGTTAGAATCTGGGTTGGTAGGCAGAATTAAAAATATTATTGAATAA
- a CDS encoding NAD(P)H-dependent flavin oxidoreductase: MGNKITELFNIEFPIVQGGMIWVSGWKLASAVSNAGGLGLIGAGSMYPDVLREHIQKCKKATDKPFGVNVPMLYPDIEKLMDIIIEEGVKIVFTSAGNPKTWTIFLKEKGITVVHVVSSVKFALKAESAGVDAVVCEGFEAGGHNGREETTTFTLIPMVKEQVKIPVIAAGGIGTGRGMLAAMVLGADGVQIGSRFAASEESSAHINFKNTIIDVKDGDTQVTLKELAPVRLVKNKFYNAVQELYKHNPSTEQIKELLGRARAKKGMFEGDLEEGELEIGQIAGVINKIKSAKEIIKEIIEEFDSIKKGIMSV; the protein is encoded by the coding sequence ATGGGAAATAAAATTACAGAATTATTTAATATTGAGTTTCCAATTGTTCAAGGAGGTATGATTTGGGTTTCTGGATGGAAATTAGCATCTGCCGTTTCTAATGCTGGTGGTTTGGGCTTAATTGGTGCAGGATCTATGTATCCCGATGTTTTAAGAGAACACATTCAGAAATGTAAAAAAGCAACCGATAAACCTTTTGGGGTTAATGTACCTATGTTATATCCTGATATTGAAAAATTAATGGATATTATTATTGAAGAAGGCGTTAAAATTGTTTTTACTTCTGCAGGAAATCCTAAAACTTGGACGATTTTTTTAAAAGAAAAAGGAATTACGGTAGTACATGTAGTAAGTTCTGTTAAGTTTGCTTTAAAGGCGGAATCTGCTGGTGTGGATGCTGTTGTTTGTGAAGGTTTTGAAGCTGGTGGACATAATGGGAGGGAAGAAACAACCACGTTTACATTAATACCAATGGTTAAAGAGCAGGTTAAAATCCCCGTAATTGCTGCTGGCGGAATTGGAACAGGACGTGGAATGTTAGCTGCCATGGTGCTGGGTGCAGATGGAGTACAAATAGGAAGTAGGTTTGCTGCATCAGAAGAATCTTCTGCGCATATTAATTTTAAAAACACCATTATTGATGTTAAAGACGGTGATACGCAAGTAACTTTAAAAGAGTTAGCGCCTGTAAGATTGGTAAAAAATAAGTTTTACAATGCAGTACAAGAGTTATATAAACACAATCCATCAACAGAACAAATAAAGGAATTGTTAGGCAGAGCTCGTGCTAAAAAAGGAATGTTTGAAGGAGATTTAGAAGAAGGAGAGTTAGAAATTGGACAAATTGCAGGGGTAATTAATAAAATAAAATCGGCTAAAGAAATCATAAAAGAGATTATTGAAGAATTTGATTCAATTAAAAAAGGAATTATGAGTGTTTAA
- the mnmA gene encoding tRNA 2-thiouridine(34) synthase MnmA produces the protein MKRVVVGLSGGVDSSVTAHLLKEQGYEVIGLFMKNWHDDSVTISNECPWLEDSNDAMIVAEKLGIPFQVVDLSNQYKERIVDYMFDEYSKGRTPNPDVLCNREIKFDVFMDIALKLGADYVATGHYCRKGEEIIDGKPVYKLLAGKDVNKDQSYFLCQLSQEQLTKALFPIGELTKPEVRKIAKEADLITAEKKDSQGLCFIGKVRLPEFLQQKLEPKNGVIVTIPSDFEQYTKQPPVFENKEAELAYYATKFSYKKEDGKVVGKHQGAHYFTKGQRKGLNVGGTKEALYVIETDVVENVIYAGEGKNHPGLYRNVLFVSNEEMHWIRKDLTLKSGETMQVDARIRYRQPLENATLHKVETGLYVEFENKQSAIQEGQFVAWYINEELLGSGVIS, from the coding sequence ATGAAACGAGTAGTTGTTGGTCTTTCTGGTGGTGTAGATTCTAGTGTAACCGCACATTTATTAAAAGAACAAGGATACGAAGTTATTGGGCTTTTTATGAAAAATTGGCACGATGACTCTGTAACCATTTCAAATGAATGCCCTTGGTTAGAAGATTCTAATGATGCAATGATTGTTGCAGAAAAGTTAGGTATTCCTTTTCAGGTTGTCGATTTAAGCAATCAATACAAAGAACGTATTGTAGATTATATGTTTGATGAGTATAGTAAAGGTAGAACGCCAAACCCAGATGTGCTTTGTAATAGAGAAATAAAGTTTGATGTTTTTATGGACATTGCTTTAAAGTTGGGGGCAGATTATGTTGCTACAGGTCATTATTGTAGAAAAGGAGAAGAAATTATAGATGGTAAACCCGTTTATAAATTATTAGCGGGTAAGGATGTTAATAAAGATCAATCTTATTTTTTATGTCAATTGTCTCAAGAACAATTAACAAAAGCATTATTCCCAATTGGCGAATTAACAAAGCCTGAAGTAAGAAAAATAGCCAAAGAAGCAGATTTAATTACGGCAGAAAAGAAAGATTCTCAAGGTTTATGTTTTATCGGTAAAGTTCGTTTACCAGAGTTTTTACAGCAAAAATTAGAACCCAAAAATGGAGTAATTGTAACAATTCCTTCGGATTTTGAGCAGTACACAAAACAACCTCCGGTATTTGAAAACAAAGAAGCAGAACTTGCTTATTACGCAACAAAATTTTCTTACAAGAAAGAAGATGGTAAAGTAGTTGGTAAACATCAAGGCGCACACTATTTTACAAAAGGACAACGTAAAGGTTTAAATGTTGGTGGTACAAAAGAAGCTTTGTATGTGATAGAAACCGATGTGGTAGAAAATGTAATTTATGCTGGTGAAGGAAAAAATCACCCAGGTTTATATAGAAATGTGTTGTTTGTTTCTAATGAAGAAATGCATTGGATCCGTAAAGATTTAACATTAAAATCTGGAGAAACTATGCAAGTAGATGCTAGAATTAGATACAGGCAACCTTTAGAAAATGCTACCTTACATAAAGTAGAAACAGGTTTGTATGTAGAGTTTGAAAACAAGCAATCTGCCATACAAGAAGGTCAGTTTGTGGCTTGGTATATCAATGAAGAATTATTAGGTTCTGGAGTAATTTCTTAA
- a CDS encoding toxin-antitoxin system YwqK family antitoxin gives MLNIKRLFFILLFFSCFFTSEKFNAQGINRLNANKERVGVWKKYYPNKRLRYTGQFKDGKEVGVFKFYDITSSKHPVIIKTFFENSDSLYVQFFTLKGTIETEGVLVGKKRVGNWKYFYSDGTIMSEENYKDGKLDGALINYYQDGRVTEFSTYKNGLLDGVSSKYSSKDILIEEITYKNGVLNGLAKYFELNGQLKETGNYKGGLRMGNWEYYMDGEVATEKELKAKNYFTRKKED, from the coding sequence ATGTTAAATATAAAAAGACTGTTTTTTATTTTACTGTTTTTTTCTTGTTTTTTTACAAGTGAAAAATTTAATGCGCAAGGTATTAATAGGTTAAATGCAAATAAAGAACGAGTGGGAGTTTGGAAAAAATACTACCCTAATAAAAGATTACGCTACACTGGTCAATTTAAAGACGGAAAAGAAGTAGGTGTTTTTAAATTTTATGATATTACAAGTTCTAAACACCCTGTTATTATAAAGACTTTTTTTGAAAATTCGGATTCTTTATATGTTCAATTTTTTACGTTAAAAGGTACCATAGAAACAGAAGGTGTTTTAGTGGGGAAAAAACGAGTTGGTAATTGGAAATATTTTTACTCTGATGGCACAATCATGTCAGAAGAAAATTATAAAGATGGTAAATTAGATGGTGCATTAATAAATTACTATCAAGATGGTAGGGTTACAGAATTTTCTACATACAAAAACGGTTTGTTAGATGGAGTTAGTAGTAAATATTCTAGTAAAGATATTCTAATAGAAGAAATTACTTACAAAAATGGTGTCTTAAACGGATTGGCAAAATATTTTGAATTAAATGGTCAGTTAAAAGAAACAGGTAATTATAAAGGCGGGTTACGCATGGGAAATTGGGAATATTATATGGATGGAGAAGTAGCTACTGAAAAAGAGCTAAAAGCAAAAAATTATTTTACTCGTAAAAAAGAAGATTGA